From Paenibacillus sp. FSL H8-0537:
CGAACAGCGTGACACCGCCAATATGCTCGGCATTTTCCTCTACGGCGATACGGAAGGTCCATTGATTGCTGCGAATATCAATATCGTCAATCGTCACATCGGACAACTTGATGCCATCCATGAAGGTGCCTTCCTTCTTCACGATCAAATGCTTGAGCAGCCCATGCTGATTGACGCTTTCGAACCACCATGGCGGATTAAGCTTGCCTTTGCCGCCAAAGTCGCCGGGACTCGTCCACATGCCCACCTTCATGCCGTTGAAAAAGAAGCTGATGTCCGAAGGCCAATTGTTGTTCGTAAAAGGGGCCTCCGAGGAAATTTCCATCGAAATTTCGAGCTGCTCCGGATTTTCGCTCCCCAGCATGTAATTAGGCATCTTGTATTCAATATACCCTTGCCCAAACCACAAAATTTTTGCGTTCAGCCGCTCCGGATCAAGAAAATGCCTCGGATCGTCGAATATGCCAATGATGGAATCCCGCGTACAAATGCCGCAGGTTGGTGTAATGTCCAAATCGGTAAAATGGCCAATCGAAATATCGGTCCGGCGCACCTCGCGCGGAATCACATCTTTGATCGGGAACATGATCTCCAAATTATCGATGCTGAGCGAGCAAACCTTCTGGGCTGCTCCGCCTTTGCCGGGCGTCATTTCCGAGTGGATGATGTTGGCTTTCTCCAGCTTCTTGACGTGCATCGTCATAATGGCGCTGCTCAGTCCAAGCGCTTCGGCGAGCTCGCGGATATTCATCGATTTTTGCGACAGAAGGTGAATAATTTGGATGCGGACGTTGCTGGACATAGCCTCGAATACAGGCAAATATTGTTCGGAAAGTTCTATTTTCAACGTGGCGTCCTCCGGAAATTGAAATATTAATAAATATGTGAATAACACTGATTGACACTAATGATACATGATTTGCTCGAAACAGACAAGGAAACGCCTTTAAACAGGCATAATCCGGTTGACAGTCACATAAAACTGTTGATATATTAACATCGAAGAGAGTAAGTAATATATTTATGAATAATTAATAAAGGGGTTTTGATTATGCTGGAACAGCAGATTCAAGTCGAGCAAGCTTTCGTCAATCCTATTATACCGCAGCGTGCGGACCCGTGGGTATATCTCCATTCCGACGGCTACTACTATTTCACAGGTTCCGTTCCGGAATACGACCGTATTGAGCTTAGAAGAGCGCGCACGATCCAGCAGCTGGGGGAAGCAGAACCCGTTGTCGTCTGGCGAAAATATGCGGAAGGACCGATGAGCGCTAACATTTGGGCGCCGGAGCTGCACTTTGTTCAGGGCAAATGGTATATCTACTTCGCGGCCGCTCGGACGACGGAGACGGTCGAAGGACTGTTCGACCATCGCATGTTCGTATTGGAAAATGAATCAGCTAATCCGCTCGAAGGGCAGTGGGTGGAAAAAGGGCAGCTTGTCGCCAATTGGGAATCGTTTGCGCTGGATGCGACAAGCTTCGAGCATAAGGGGACGCAATATCTCGTGTGGGCCCAGAAGGATTTGGCGATAGCGGGCAACTCCAACTTGTATATAGCGGCAATGAGCAATCCTTGGACGATGAGCGGCAAGCAGATTTTGATTTCCAAGCCCGAATACGAATGGGAGAAAATCGGGTTTTACGTCAACGAAGGAGCCGCGGTGCTGAAGCGTGGTGGAACGATATTTATTAGTTATTCGGCGAGCGCAACGAATCATCATTATTGTATGGGACTCCTGAGCGCGTCGGAGGACAGCGATTTGCTCGATCCGGCCTCATGGAGCAAAGCACCTGAGCCTGTCTTTTCAACGAGTGAAGAGAACGGGCAATATGGCCCTGGACATAACAGCTTTACGGTGTCACCGGATGGCAAGCAGGATATTTTGATTTACCATGCCCGCAATTACAAGGAAATTACAGGAGATCCGCTTTATGATCCAAACCGCCACACTAGAGCGCAAGTATTCGGCTGGGCAGCGGATGGCAGGCCTAGCTTTGGTGTTCCGGTGCGAGACGGCAAGTAGGCAGGAGGCTGGCAGCAGCACAACGGGTCTCCGATAATTAAACAAATATAGTTGACAATGTAAGCGCTTTGAACTATTATCATAAATAATAAAAACATTAATAATTAATAAATTTGTTATTAATGTTTACTAAGCAATATGGAATCATAAGGAGCCATACAACGGTTGAAAGGCCAGTTGGCTTGCAAACGGGTGTGTCGCGTAAGCCAGCACTTATACCATCATGATGCACATCAACATTTTTAAATTGTGTATGCGGTTTCATTTTATGGAGGAGGGCTTGAGGATGAAAAAAAGTTTACTTGCAACAATGGCAGCGACGATTGTGCTTGGGGGCGCTATCGCGGGCTGCAGCAGCAATTCGCAAACAGAAGGAAGCACCGAGGCTGGGCAGGGTGGCACGAAGCAAATTAGCTTTATGTTCCGCGGCGGGCCGGAGGAGCAGAAGGCGTATGAGGCGACGGTCAAGAAATTTGAGGCCGATCATCCTGGTGTAAAGGTGAAAATCATTACGACGACGGGCGACCAATACGCGACGAAGCTGAAAGCAGCGATTACGGGCAAAAGCGTGCCGGATGTCTTTTATTTTGACCCAGGCGATTTAAGAGCTTATGTGAATGCGGGAGTGCTCAAAGATATTACCGAATATGTGAAGGATGTCGACTTCGATAACCTATGGAAGCGCGGCGTCGATATTTACCGTTATGATGGCAATAACGTAGGCCAAGGCAGCATTTATGGTCTGCCGAAGGACGTTGGCCCATTTGCGCTCGGCTACAATAAAGACATGTTCACAGCGGCGGGAATCCCATTGCCGGATAAGGAAAAGCCGTATACATGGGACGAATTCATCAAGGTCAATCAGCAATTGGTGAAGGATACGAATGGCGATGGGAAAATCGACCAGTACGGAACGGGCTTTAATGTCAACTGGGCGCTGCAGGCCTTCGTCTGGAGCAATGGCGCGGACTGGCTGGACGCAACGAATACGAAGGTGACGATTGACGATCCGAAGTTCGCGGAGGCGCTGCAATATTTTGCCGATATGCAAAATGTACATAAAATTACGCCTTCCATTGAAGATGCGGCGACGCTGGATACGTATCAGCGCTGGATGAAGGGCGAGCTTGCTTTCTTCCCGGTAGGTCCGTGGGATCTTGCGACGTATGAGACGCTGCCTTTCGATTATGATTTGATTCCTTACCCCGCTGGCTCGACGGGCAAATCGGCGACATTCCTTGGCTCGCTTGGCATTGGCGTATCCAGCAGCTCGAAAAATCCGGAAGAAGCGGCGCAGCTCGTAACGTATCTCACCGCATCGCCGGAAGGCATGCAGCAGCTCGTTGATGCCAAGGTGCAAATTCCGAACCTGATTGATATGGCGGAAAAATGGGCAGCAGACACGACGACGAAGCCTGAAAATAAAGCAGAGTTTCTCCGTATCGTCGAGGATTACGGCAAGCCAATGCCTAACACGCTGACGTACAACTCGGAATGGTATCAGCTATTTTTCACCGACATTCAGCCTGTGCTTGATGGCAAGGTTACAGCTGCCGACTATGTGAAGGCAGAGCAGCCGAAGATGCAGAAGCTGCTTGATAAAGCGATTGAGCAGGAAGCGAAATCCAAGAAATAAAGGTTGAAAGCAGCAGCTAATCTCAGAGGTGATCTCAGTACCGGCAGGGTGGAGGGCAGGCGAAGCTGCGGCTCCTTGGCTTTCAAGGGGCAGCTGCAAAGAGCGTCTGTTCCTCTGGCCTCCGGTCATTTTGAGGGGTGAAACATGAAAGTAAGATCGAATCTCTACCGGAAGGAAAGCTACTACGGGTATTTATTCGTGCTGGCCCCCGTTGTTGGCTATCTCTTGTTTACGATGTATCCGCTGCTGTACTCCCTATATGGTTCTTTTACCGATTGGGATGGGCTCGGGCAAATGACATTTATCGGGCTGGACAATTTCAAAGATATTCTCGCGGATGAGCTTTTTTATAAAGCGAGCTTTAATACGATTTTTATGATGATTGGCATTCCGATTGAAATTACATTAGCGCTGCTGCTGGCGATGGGCCTGAATCGGAAAATGTTCGGTACGACAACGTTCCGGGTCATCTATTATGTGCCGGTTATTTCTTCACTCGCGGCTGTATCGATTTTGTGGCAGTGGGCCTATAACGGCGACTATGGTCTGGTGAACCAGTTTCTAGCGCTGTTTGGTTTTGAGGGGCCGAACTGGCTCACGGATAAGTACACCGTAAAGCCTGCTCTTATTCTCATGATGATTTGGAAAAATATCGGGTATTCCATGCTGCTTTATTTGGCTGCTCTGCAAAGCGTGCCGAAGGACTATTATGAAGCGGCGCAGCTGGACGGCGCGAATAGCTGGAACATTTTCTGGAACATTACGTTCCCGATGGTGAAGCCTGTAACCTTCTTTATCGTCGTCACGAAAATTATCGGGGGAGCGCAAATTTTCACTGAGGTTAACATTATGACGCCGACGGGCGGACCGGAATACAGCTCGGCAACGGTCGTTTTCTATGTATGGAAGAAAGCGTTCGAGAACCTGCAGATGGGCTATGCCTCGGGGATGGCGATGCTGCTGGGACTGTTTATTTTCGTCATTACACTCGTGCAGTTCCGCATGAATGAACGTTCCTCGAAGGATATGGAATAAACTTGCCGGCAGGAAAGGAGTGAAGCCTGACTTATGCTATCGTTAAAAAGATTCAATCTGACCGATTTGCTCGCTTTTATCGTCATCAGTATCGGTGCCGTATTCATGATTGCCCCGCTGCTGTGGACGTTGTCTACCTCCTTTAAGTCGAAGGCGGAGGTTTTTGCGCTGCCTCCGGTATGGATACCGGAAACGTTCCATTTTGAGAAGTATATCGAAATTTGGGAAAAGGGCCCGCTGCTCAGCGGCATTCAGAACAGCCTGATCATTACGGTGTGCGTGACGATTATCGGCACATTCACCTCTAGTCTGGCGGCGTTTGCCTTCGCCAAGCTGCGGTTTCCTTTCAAAAATATGATTTTCCTGCTGCTGCTTTCCGCCCTAATGATTCCTTACCCGGCGGTTATGATTCCGCAGTTTATTCTGTTCTCTGAATTTGGCTGGGTTGATACGCTCAAGCCGCTGATCGTGCCGGGACTATTCGGCAACATTATGATGATTTTTTTCCTCCGGCAGTATTTGACGAGCGTGCCAGGGGCAATTATTGAAGCGGCAAAAATTGATGGCAGCTCGTATTTCGGCATTTTCTCCAAAATCATTTTCCCGCTTATCCGTCCAGCTGTGGCGGCGCAGCTTATTTTATGGTTTATGGCGGTATGGAATGATTATTTGGCCCCGATTATTTATCTGAATTCGCCGGAGAAGCAGACGCTCCAGCTCGTTATTGCGAATTTTAACGCGACTTATGCGATTCAGACCGATTATGCGCTTATTATGGCGGCCTCTTTCATTGCGCTGCTGCCGATGCTTATTATTTTTCTCGTGTTCCAGAAGCAAATTATTGAATCAGTTGCCATTTCTGGCGTGAAAGGTTAGAGGCGCCTATGAAAAGATATTTGTTAACGATAACGGCTGTTGCAACGGTATGGCTGTCTGGCTGCTCTGGCGAGAAAGTGATTTATCCGCAGGCGCCGCCTAGCTACCCGATGTACGATACTTCAACGATAGACAATGAGCAGGGCTGGAATATAAGCAATGTGCATGATCCTTCTATTATTAAGGAAGGGGATACGTATTATATTTTCTCCACGGATGTTAAGGTTGGCGGAGTAGCAAAGCCGGGGCTCATGGTCAGAAAATCGAAGGATCTAATGAACTGGGAATGGGTAGGCTATGCGCTCGATGGTGTTCCTGCGGAAGCAGAGGCTTGGACGGGGGCAACGGGCATGTGGGCGCCGGAGGTGGCGAAGCTTGGTGAGCGCTTCTATTTGTATTATTCCGCGTCAACCTTCGGCTCGAATCGTTCGTTTATTGGCGTCGCAACAAGCGATTCGCTCGAAGGACCGTGGACGGATCAGGGGGAAGTCGTCAAGACGGGACCTGGTGATGAACCGAATGCCATTGACCCTAACATCGTAAAGGATGCCGAAGGCAAGCCTTGGTTTGTGTATGGTTCTTTTTTCGGAGGCATCTATGTATCTCCGCTTGATCCGGCTGCGGGCAAGCTTAAGGAGCAGGGCTACGGGACGAAAATCGCGGCTCGCGCTGCCTTGGAATCGGGTGCCGTGGAAGGCCCTTATATGATTTATAATGCTGAGCAGAAGCAATATTATTTGTTCGTTTCCTATGATTCGCTCAGCCAGGATTATAATGTGCGAGTAGGACGCTCGGCGTCGATAACAGGGCCTTTTCTGGATTCTCTAGG
This genomic window contains:
- a CDS encoding sugar ABC transporter permease — protein: MKVRSNLYRKESYYGYLFVLAPVVGYLLFTMYPLLYSLYGSFTDWDGLGQMTFIGLDNFKDILADELFYKASFNTIFMMIGIPIEITLALLLAMGLNRKMFGTTTFRVIYYVPVISSLAAVSILWQWAYNGDYGLVNQFLALFGFEGPNWLTDKYTVKPALILMMIWKNIGYSMLLYLAALQSVPKDYYEAAQLDGANSWNIFWNITFPMVKPVTFFIVVTKIIGGAQIFTEVNIMTPTGGPEYSSATVVFYVWKKAFENLQMGYASGMAMLLGLFIFVITLVQFRMNERSSKDME
- a CDS encoding ArsR family transcriptional regulator, producing MKIELSEQYLPVFEAMSSNVRIQIIHLLSQKSMNIRELAEALGLSSAIMTMHVKKLEKANIIHSEMTPGKGGAAQKVCSLSIDNLEIMFPIKDVIPREVRRTDISIGHFTDLDITPTCGICTRDSIIGIFDDPRHFLDPERLNAKILWFGQGYIEYKMPNYMLGSENPEQLEISMEISSEAPFTNNNWPSDISFFFNGMKVGMWTSPGDFGGKGKLNPPWWFESVNQHGLLKHLIVKKEGTFMDGIKLSDVTIDDIDIRSNQWTFRIAVEENAEHIGGVTLFGSGFGNHNQDLVFRLYYTKQPQEKNAESDS
- a CDS encoding sugar ABC transporter substrate-binding protein; amino-acid sequence: MKKSLLATMAATIVLGGAIAGCSSNSQTEGSTEAGQGGTKQISFMFRGGPEEQKAYEATVKKFEADHPGVKVKIITTTGDQYATKLKAAITGKSVPDVFYFDPGDLRAYVNAGVLKDITEYVKDVDFDNLWKRGVDIYRYDGNNVGQGSIYGLPKDVGPFALGYNKDMFTAAGIPLPDKEKPYTWDEFIKVNQQLVKDTNGDGKIDQYGTGFNVNWALQAFVWSNGADWLDATNTKVTIDDPKFAEALQYFADMQNVHKITPSIEDAATLDTYQRWMKGELAFFPVGPWDLATYETLPFDYDLIPYPAGSTGKSATFLGSLGIGVSSSSKNPEEAAQLVTYLTASPEGMQQLVDAKVQIPNLIDMAEKWAADTTTKPENKAEFLRIVEDYGKPMPNTLTYNSEWYQLFFTDIQPVLDGKVTAADYVKAEQPKMQKLLDKAIEQEAKSKK
- a CDS encoding arabinan endo-1,5-alpha-L-arabinosidase — encoded protein: MYDTSTIDNEQGWNISNVHDPSIIKEGDTYYIFSTDVKVGGVAKPGLMVRKSKDLMNWEWVGYALDGVPAEAEAWTGATGMWAPEVAKLGERFYLYYSASTFGSNRSFIGVATSDSLEGPWTDQGEVVKTGPGDEPNAIDPNIVKDAEGKPWFVYGSFFGGIYVSPLDPAAGKLKEQGYGTKIAARAALESGAVEGPYMIYNAEQKQYYLFVSYDSLSQDYNVRVGRSASITGPFLDSLGRDLLDTAYDPTFDVGNKLMGGYRFAEGDGWIAPGHNSILQDGGSDYIVHHARPEQDSNWMYLHVRKLLWTGDGWPVVSPERFAGEQVQTLPKAALVGTWERIVHEKYIDGPIDSERVELRKDGKIGAKDAKDVVDYWEFDGEHTLRLYFQEEDQTEAAVETVLVLPAWDWELNEPTLVFTGMDDKGLAVWGKQIK
- a CDS encoding family 43 glycosylhydrolase; this encodes MLEQQIQVEQAFVNPIIPQRADPWVYLHSDGYYYFTGSVPEYDRIELRRARTIQQLGEAEPVVVWRKYAEGPMSANIWAPELHFVQGKWYIYFAAARTTETVEGLFDHRMFVLENESANPLEGQWVEKGQLVANWESFALDATSFEHKGTQYLVWAQKDLAIAGNSNLYIAAMSNPWTMSGKQILISKPEYEWEKIGFYVNEGAAVLKRGGTIFISYSASATNHHYCMGLLSASEDSDLLDPASWSKAPEPVFSTSEENGQYGPGHNSFTVSPDGKQDILIYHARNYKEITGDPLYDPNRHTRAQVFGWAADGRPSFGVPVRDGK
- a CDS encoding carbohydrate ABC transporter permease; translated protein: MLSLKRFNLTDLLAFIVISIGAVFMIAPLLWTLSTSFKSKAEVFALPPVWIPETFHFEKYIEIWEKGPLLSGIQNSLIITVCVTIIGTFTSSLAAFAFAKLRFPFKNMIFLLLLSALMIPYPAVMIPQFILFSEFGWVDTLKPLIVPGLFGNIMMIFFLRQYLTSVPGAIIEAAKIDGSSYFGIFSKIIFPLIRPAVAAQLILWFMAVWNDYLAPIIYLNSPEKQTLQLVIANFNATYAIQTDYALIMAASFIALLPMLIIFLVFQKQIIESVAISGVKG